Sequence from the Nocardioides exalbidus genome:
GCCGACGCCGGCGCCGTTGAGCTCGGCGAGCACCCGGTCACGGTCGGCGACGCGGACGACGTAGAGGTGCCAGACGTGCTGGCCGTCGGCGCCGGGCAGCGGGCGGCGTACGGCCGGGACGTCCGCCAGCAGCTGGTCGTAGCGGGCGGCAGCACGCACGCGCAGCTCGTTCCACTTCTCCAGCCGGTCGAGCTTCGCGCGGAGGTAAACGGCCTGAATGGTGTCGAGGCGGGAGTTCATGCCGATGACGTCGTGGACGTAGCGCACGGCCGAGCCGTGGTTGCGCAGCCGACGGACCTCGGCCGCGACCGCGGCGTCGTCGGTGGTGACCGCGCCGGCGTCGCCGGCCGCGCCGAGGTTCTTGCCGGGGTAGAAGCTCGTCGCGCCGATCGTCGCGAGACCGCCCGACCCGCGACCGCCGACACGGGCGCCCTGGGACTGGGCGGCGTCCTCGACGAGGGGCACGCCGGCGGCGTCGCAGATCTCCTTCAGCCGCGCGATCGGTGCGAGCTGGCCGAAGAGGTGCACGGCGACCACGGCCTGCGTGCGGTCGGTGATCGCGGCCTCGACGAGGTCGGGGTCGATGAGGAGGCGCTCGTCATCGCAGTCGACCAGCACCGGCACGGCGCCGATCCGCGACACGGCCTCGGCCGTGGCGATGAACGTGTTGGCCGGGATGACCACCTCGCCCCCCGGGCCCACGCCCACCGCCCGCAGCGCGAGCTCGAGCGCGTCGGTGCCGTTGGCGACGCCGATCGTGTGCTCGACCCCGACGAACTCGGAGTAGGCGTGCTCGAAGTCGGCGACCGGCGGGCCGTCGACGAAGGACGTCGCCGCGAAGACCGCGGCGATGCCGGCCTCCACCTCGGCCGCGACCTCCGCGTGCTGCGAGGCGAGGTCGACGAAGGGGACGTTGCTCATGTGAGGACTCCTGTGCGGATGGGTCGGGCGGGCACTCCGGCCCAGGTCTCTCCTGCGGGGACGTCGTGGAGCACGACGGCCCCCATGCCGACGGTGGCGCCGGCGCCGATGTGGACGCCCTCGCGGACGGAGGCGTTCATGCCGATGTAGGCGGCCTCGCCGACCTCGACGTCGCCGCCGAGGGAGACGCCGGCGCAGATCGTGGCGTAGTCGTGGACGGTGCAGCCGTGGGTGAGGGTCACCTGCGGCATCAGCACGACGTGGTCGCCGACCTCGACGTCGGCGGTGAGCACCACGCCGTCGAGGGCGATCGAGCCGACGCCGATGTGGCAGCTGCCCGGCAGCACCACGCGCGGGTGGATCATCGACCGGTAGCGGGCCGGGTCCATCCCGAGCATGTCGAGGCGTACGGCGACCCGCCTGCGGTGCCGCCCCTTGCCGAGGGTGAGCAGCACGCCGTGGTCGGCGAGCTCGGTGACCAGGTCGACCGACCCGATGACCGGGGTGAGCCCGTGGAGGGTGCCCCAGACCGCGGGGTTGTCGTCGACGATGTCGAGCGGGCCGTCCTCGTGCAGCAGCACCGCGACCGCCGTGGCCTCACGCGCCAGGCCGCTCGCGCCGACCATCAGCAGGCCGCTCACGGGCGCCACGCCGTCAGGAGGGCGTCGCAGACCCGGGCCTGCTCGGCGTCGGTCATCTGGTGGAACAGCGGCAGGATCAGCGTCTGGTCGTTGAGCCGCTCGGTGACCGGCAGCGGGACGTGCGACCGGTCGCGGTGCGCGGGCTGGCGGTGGGCCGCCATGATCCCGCGGCGTGCGGAGATCCCGGCATCGGCGAGGTGCATCATCAGCTCCTCTCGGTCGAGCGGGTGCTCGGGCAGGACCTCGAGCCAGCACGACTGGAAGTTGGTGGTGCCCCACGCGGGGTCGCTGACCATCCGGAGGCCCGGCAGCCCGGCGATGACCTCGGCGTAGCGCGCGGCGAGCGCGCGGCGGCGGGCGACCATCTCCGGGAGCCGACCGAGCTGGACCAGGCCGACGGCGGCCTGCAGGTCGGTCATCCGGTAGTTGAAGCCGATCTCCGCGTAGGACTCCGGGGGCGCGAGGACCGAGGCGTGCCGGTCGGCGGCCGAGACGCTCATCGCGTGCTCGCGCAGCTGCCTGGCCCGGGCGGCCCACTCGGGACGCGAGGTGGTGAGCATGCCGCCCTCACCGGTGGTGAGGAGCTTGCGCGGGTGGAAGGACCAGGCGGCGATCTCCGCCTCGGCGCCGACGGGGCGACCGTGGGAGGTCGAGCCCGCGGCGCAGGCGGCGTCCTCGATCACGACGATGCCGCGCGGGTCGCACCAGGCACGGATGGCGCGGAGGTCGAGCGGCACGCCGCCCTGGTCCACAGCGATCACCGCGCGCGTCCGCGGGGTGACCACTGTGGCGATCGTGGCGGGGGTGAGGTTGCCGGTGGACTCGTCGACGTCGGCGAAGACGGGCGTCGCGCCGACGTAGGTCGGTGCGTTGGCGGTCGCCACGAAGGAGAACGACGGCACGACGACCTCGTCGCCGGGACCGATGCCGGCGACCACGAGCGCGAGGTGGAGGGCGGTGGTGCAGTTGCTGACGGCGACCGCGTGGGCGGCCTGCTGGGAGGCGGCGAAGGCCTCCTCGAAGGCCGCGACCCGCGGACCCTGGGCGACCCAGCCGGAGCGGAGCACCTCGGAGACCGCGGCGACCTCCTCCTCGCCCAGCCACGGCTGCATCACGTTGATGCGGGTGAGCTGCTGGTCGATGCTCATGACGCCACCGCCTGCGGCGTGCGGCCGGCGGCGATCTCGTCACGCTGCGGGCGCCACCACTCGACGAGCTGGCGCAGTCCGTCCTCGAGGCCGGTCTGGGCGACGAAGCCGAGGTCGCGCTCGGCGGCGCACGTGTCGGCCAGGCGGCGCACGACGCCGTTGACCCCGCGCTCGGGGCCGTGCTCGACCGGGAGGTCGGAACCCATGACCGTGAGCAGGGTCTCGGCGAGCTGGAGCAGGCTGGTCTCCTCGCCGCGGGCGACGTTGTAGACCCCCTCGACGACCGGCGACGAGGCCGCGAGCACGTTGGCGCGAGCGATGTCGGTGGTGAAGACGAAGTCCATCGTCTGGCGCCCGTCGCCGAAGATCAGCGGCGGCAGGCCGTCGTCGATGCGCTCCATCCAGCGGACCAGGACCTCGGTGTAGAGACCGTGGACGTCCATGCGAGGGCCGTAGACGTTGAAGTAGCGCAGCGCGACGTAGTCGAGGCCCTGCATCGCCCGGAAGCTCTTCAGCATGCCCTCGTTGAAGGTCTTGGCCGCGCCGTAGAAGGTGTCGTTGGCGTAGGGGTGCTGGACCTCGGTGGTCGGGAACTCCTCGGCCAGGCCGTAGACGGAGGCCGACGAGGCGGCGACGACCTTGTCGACGCCGGGCGTCGCGGCGGCGGCCTCGATCACGTTGAAGCTGCCGTCGACGAGCACCTCGAGTGCCAGGCGCGGCTCCTCCGCGCACTGGGTGATCCGGATGGCGGCCTGGTGGAAGACCAGGTCGCAGCCGCGGGTCAGGTCGTGGACGAGGTCGCGGTCGCGGATGTCGCCGCGCACGAGCGAGAAGCCGCTGCGCTCGATCGACTCGGCGAGGTTGGCCTCACGGCCACGGACCAGGTTGTCGAGCACCCGCACCTCGGCAGCGCCGGCCTCGAAGAGCTGGTCGACGAGGGTCGAGCCGATGGTGCCGGCGCCCCCGGTGACGAGGGCGGTGGCCCCCTGCAGCGCGGTCATCGTGCCCCCTCCAGCACCGACGCGGCGGCGGCCTGCTGCGGCACGGGCGGTGGGCCGGCGGGCATCATGACCCCGTCGGCGTACGTCTTCCCCGCCTGCTCGGCGAGTCGGTGCGAGGCCTGCTCGAGCACCTCGAGCACCCGGAGGCCGGCGCGGCCGTCGGTCAGCGCCGGGCGGCCCTCGCGGATCGCGGCGGCGAACTCGGTGACCATCGCGCCGAGCGCCTCGCGCTCCGGCAGCGCCGGCGACCAGGTGTCGCCGAGGCGGTAGGAGACGCGCGACGCGGTCGGGTCATCCCCGCCCACCGACGTCCGGGCCAGGTCGACGCCGCGGTCGAAGACGCTCAGCCGCTGCTGCGGGTTGAGGTCGTCCCACAGCAGGGTGCGGCGCGAGCCGCCGATCACCATCTGCCGGATCTTGGTGGGGCTGAGCCAGTTGACGTGGACGTGCGCGAGCCCGTCGTCGGGCAGCGGGAGCGTCAGGTGGCCCACGCACGCGCGACCCGCGCCGATCGGGTCGGCACCCGTCGCGCCGATGCCGGTGCTGGGCAGCCCGCCGGGCAGGACGTGGTCGAGGATCGCGAGGTCGTGGGGCGCGAGGTCCCACAGCACGTCGATGTCGGGCTGCACGAGGCCGAGGTTGATCCGCACCGAGTCGATGAAGTGGATCTGGCCGAGCTCGCCGCTCTGCACGAGGTCGCGCATCTTCTGCACGACCGGCGTGTAGCAGAACGTGTGGTCGGTCATCAGGACCAGGCCCTGCGCCTCGGCCAGCTCGACCATCTCGCGACCGCGGGCGACGCTGTCGGCCAGCGGCTTCTCGACGACGACGTGCTTGCCGGCGCGGAGCGCCTGGAGCGCGAGGCCGTGGTGCGTGCGCGCCGGGGTGGCGATGGCGACGGCCTGGATCTCCGGGTCGTCGAGGACCCGCTCGAGGCTGTCGGTGACGCCGACGTGCGGGCCGGCGACCTTGCGGGCCCGGTCGAGGTCGAGGTCGCAGACCAGCTTGAGGTCCCAGTCGGGCGAGCCGGCGAAGTTGCGGACCAGGTTGGGTCCCCAGTAGCCGGCGCCGATCACGGCGATCCCCATGGGCTGGTGCGGGGTGGTGCTCATCGTGCTTCCTCCAGTCGTCCGTCGATCTCCACGTAGACCTCGCCCGAGACCGGGCAGATCCACCGGTCGCGGTTGTCGGACACCAGCGGCACACCGCTGCGTCCGACCCACCCGACCTGTCGTGCGGGGGTGCCCACCACCAGTGCGTGGTCGGGCACGTCGCGCGTCACCACCGAGCCGGCGCCGACGCTGGCCCAGCGACCGATCCGCACGGGGGCGACGCACACGGCGCGGGCGCCGATCGCGGCGCCCTCCTCGATCGTGACGCCGACGGCCTCCCAGTCCTCGGCGCCCTTGCGGCGGCCGTCCGGGGTGACCGCGCGGGGGTAGGTGTCGTTGGTCAGCACCACCGCGGGACCGATGAAGACGCCGTTGCCGAGCACGGCCGGCTCGTAGACGAGGGCCTGGTTCTGCACCTTGCAGCGCTCGCCGAGGCGGGCGCCGGGGCCGATGTAGACGCCGCGGCCGAGGATGGTCTCGGCACCGATCTGGGCGCCGGACCGGACCACGGTCTGGTCCCAGACCTGGGCGCCGGGGCCGACGCGGGCGCCGTCCTCGACGGTCGCAGTCGGCGCGACGATGGTGCGGGCGCCCGAGTGGGGCCTCGCGCTGGACAGGGTCATGTGCGTGAGCTTTCGTCTCGTTGCCACGTGGTGAAGTCCCCAGCCCTCAGCGCCTTGCGGGCACCGAGCTGGGAGGCGACGTGGATGGCCACGAACACCGGGAGTCGAAGGGCGAGGCCGGGGCGGCTGACCACCAGGCCGAGCAGGGAGCGGGCGCCGGTGCGGGACGCGGGACGGCGTACGCCGAGCTGCGCGGCCTGCGCGTTGCCCGTCACGATGCGGATCCGGCGACGGACGAGGTCGCGCACGGTGCGCGGCGGGTGGACGACCGCGACGGCACCGTCGACGATGCGGCGCTCGGCGCCGCTGAAGGAGTCGGACATGCCGAGGTCGTCACTCATCATCCGCGGCAGCGCCGTGACGCGCGCCTGGCCCTGCTCGGAGAGGACGACGACACCGCGGCCGAAGAGGCCGGCCTCGACCTGCGGGAGCGCCTCCCAGACGTCGTAGTACCAGCGGACCAGCGGTGAGCAGCCGGCCTTCGGGACGGCGCGACGCGGCGCGGTCGCGAGGACCTGGTCGCGGGCGATCGGCTCGAGCAGCTGGAGCGCGTCGGTGCCGGTGAGCTGGATGTCGGCGTCGAGGTGGATCCGCGGGAAGACGTCGGTCGCGGCGTTGCCGACCCGGACTGCCTCGGCCTTGGACGGCTGCTGGATCTCGATGACGCGGGCGAGCGGGTCGGCAGTGCGGGCGACCTCGGCGGTCCGGTCGGTGCAGCCGTTGCAGACCACGACGACGTCCAGGTCGTCGCCGCGCGTGCCCTCCCGCAGCGCACGGAGGTTGCGACCGATCGAGGCCGCTTCGTTGTGCGCCGGGATGATGACGCTGGCAAGTGCCATCTCAACTCCCCCAAGTCGCGTGCACCGGACCCCACGTCCCGTGCAGCACCCCGATCCTGTGGACTGGACGTGCCCGAGTGGGGGCTCGTCGGGTGCTTTCGCCGAAATTGGGGAGTGCGGCGCCGACGAGGCGTCGTCAGCCCGGCTGCGCCATGGCGTAGGTGATGTCCAGCGAGCGCAGGTTGCGCAACTCGAGGACGAGCAGGTCCATCCCCAGGACCGACCAGTCGTCGTCGACGGCCGTGCCGTCCACGGTGGTGCTCAGCGCGCGGTAGAGGTCGAGCGGTCGCTTGCGCAGCTCCTGGTGGAGCGTCGCCTCCATCGCCTGCTTGAGGTAGTCGTGCTGGACCTCCGGCCCGGAGCCGTAGACGTAGGCCGGGTCGGCGCCGTTGGTCGCGGCCAGGCGGGCGAAGGTGTCCCAGTCGACGGCGATGAGGTGGTCGACGCGACGGCCCGACCACGTCTCGACCGCGGCCACGACGGCGCTGGGCCGCTCCTGGGCCGCGGTGTCCTCCACCCCGCTGCCGGCTGGCAGCGTCTCCACCCGCGCGGAGCGATCGTCGGGTGCCACCTCGACGAGCATGACCGCCTCGACCGACTGCTCGCCCTCGAGCCACGGCACGTCGGGGCCGGCGACGCCGGGGCGGGTGCCGACCATGAGGAAGGTCCGTCCCGCGGCCTCCGGCGGGCGGTCCGCCAGGCCGGCAAACGCCCCGTCGATCCGCTCCAGGCGACCCACCACCACGACGTTGACCACGGCCCCCGCCAGCGCGGCGAGCAGCCCGGTCACGACGACCACGAGCAGGAGACGGCGTACGACGCTGCGCTTGCGACGCACGGGCGGGGTGGTGGGCGCCAGCGGCGGGTCCGAGGCGCGTCGCGGCGCCGGGATCCGGATGGTCCCGGGACCCGTCTGACCGCGCGGGCTCGCGCTGCTCGTCGCCATCGTGCCTTCCCCCTCGCCGGCCGGGTGCCGACCACACGACGCTAGGGGGCGACGCGCCTTCGCTCATGCCCCAAACGGGGGAGGCTCAGGAGTTGAAGCGCTGCTGGGTCTTCTCGAGGCCGTCGGTGATCAGCGACTCGACCGCGTCGGCGGCGTCGCCGACCTGGAACGGCAGCTCCTTGCGCTCGACGGTGGAGTAGTTGGACAGCACGAAGTCGGCGACGTCCTGGCGGCCCGGCGGGCGGCCGATGCCGGCGCGGACGCGGTGGAAGTCGCCGGTGCCGAGCGAGGAGCGCATGGACTTGAGGCCGTTGTGGCCGTTGTCGCCACCGCCGAGCTTGATCCGGAGCGTGCCGAAGGCGATGTCGAGCTCGTCGTGGATGGCGATGACGTGGTCGGGCGCGACCTTGTAGAAGGTGGCGAGCGCCTTGACCGGGCCGCCGAGCTCGTTCATGTACGACCGGGGCCGGGCGAGGACGACGCGCGGGCCACCCATGGCGAGCCGGCCCTCGACGACGTCGGCACGGCCCGACTTGTGGGACCGGAAGCCGCTGCCCATCCGCGAGGCGAGCTCGTCGGTGACCAGGTAGCCGATGTTGTGGCGGTGCCCGGCGTAGGTCGGCCCGGGGTTGCCGAGGCCCACGACCAGCCACACGTCGCCCTGCGGGGCGGCAGCTGCGTCACTCACGGCGTACATCCTTCCATCACGGCGACCGGGCACTTCATCCCCGTCACGTGCAGCGACCGGGCGGTCCGTCCCCGGTCAGTGGGGACGAACCGCCCGGTCGGCAGTCAGGACGGGCACGAAGTGCCCGCTCGTCACTCGGAGTCGGAGTCGCCCTCGGCGGCGGCGTCCTCGGCGATGGCCTCTTCCTGGGCCTCGGCGATCTCGTCGTCGGACGGGTCGTGCTCGATGCCGGCCTCGGCCTCGGCCTCCTCCAGCTCGGCCTCGAGGGCCTCGGCGGAGATCTGCTCGGTGACGTTGACGATGAGCAGCTCCTCGTCGGCGAGCAGCGTGGTGCCCGACGGGAGGTCGAGCTCCTTGGCGAGGATCTGGGTGGCGGCGGGCAGCCCCTCGACCGAGACCTCGAAGAACTCGGGGATGTGCGTGGCCTCGGCCTCGACGGAGACGACGGTGTTCTCGTTGACGACGAGCGTGTCGGGGCCGGCCTCGCCCACGACGTGGATCGGGACGTCGACGGTGACCTTCTCACCGCGGATGACGGCGACGAAGTCGAGGTGCTCGATGACGCGGCGGATCGGGTCGACCTGGATGTCCTTGGTCAGCGCGAGCTGCTCGGAGCCGTCGATGTCGAGCGCGAGGAGCGCGTTGGCGCCGCCGTGCTTGAGGGCCATCATCGTCTGGTGGCCGGGCAGGATCACGTGGACCGGCTCGTTGCCGTGCCCGTAGACGACGGCGGGGATCTTGTTGTCGCGGCGGATGCGGCGGGCGGCGCCCTTGCCGAACTCGGTGCGGGACTCGGCGACGATCTTCTCGGGGGCAGACATGGTGTTCTCCGTTGCTGGACTGCTGGACGTGGACTAGAACTCGGGGGCCTGGCCGGAGACGACGAACGCCGCGCTCCGGATCGTGAGCGCGGCG
This genomic interval carries:
- a CDS encoding DegT/DnrJ/EryC1/StrS family aminotransferase, yielding MSNVPFVDLASQHAEVAAEVEAGIAAVFAATSFVDGPPVADFEHAYSEFVGVEHTIGVANGTDALELALRAVGVGPGGEVVIPANTFIATAEAVSRIGAVPVLVDCDDERLLIDPDLVEAAITDRTQAVVAVHLFGQLAPIARLKEICDAAGVPLVEDAAQSQGARVGGRGSGGLATIGATSFYPGKNLGAAGDAGAVTTDDAAVAAEVRRLRNHGSAVRYVHDVIGMNSRLDTIQAVYLRAKLDRLEKWNELRVRAAARYDQLLADVPAVRRPLPGADGQHVWHLYVVRVADRDRVLAELNGAGVGAGIHYPYPVHLTGAYAHLGLGRGTAPVAEKAAGEILSLPMHPHLTEAMQDRVVEVLRNVVGTTSEGTTA
- a CDS encoding NeuD/PglB/VioB family sugar acetyltransferase codes for the protein MSGLLMVGASGLAREATAVAVLLHEDGPLDIVDDNPAVWGTLHGLTPVIGSVDLVTELADHGVLLTLGKGRHRRRVAVRLDMLGMDPARYRSMIHPRVVLPGSCHIGVGSIALDGVVLTADVEVGDHVVLMPQVTLTHGCTVHDYATICAGVSLGGDVEVGEAAYIGMNASVREGVHIGAGATVGMGAVVLHDVPAGETWAGVPARPIRTGVLT
- a CDS encoding DegT/DnrJ/EryC1/StrS family aminotransferase, which codes for MSIDQQLTRINVMQPWLGEEEVAAVSEVLRSGWVAQGPRVAAFEEAFAASQQAAHAVAVSNCTTALHLALVVAGIGPGDEVVVPSFSFVATANAPTYVGATPVFADVDESTGNLTPATIATVVTPRTRAVIAVDQGGVPLDLRAIRAWCDPRGIVVIEDAACAAGSTSHGRPVGAEAEIAAWSFHPRKLLTTGEGGMLTTSRPEWAARARQLREHAMSVSAADRHASVLAPPESYAEIGFNYRMTDLQAAVGLVQLGRLPEMVARRRALAARYAEVIAGLPGLRMVSDPAWGTTNFQSCWLEVLPEHPLDREELMMHLADAGISARRGIMAAHRQPAHRDRSHVPLPVTERLNDQTLILPLFHQMTDAEQARVCDALLTAWRP
- a CDS encoding NAD-dependent epimerase/dehydratase family protein; its protein translation is MTALQGATALVTGGAGTIGSTLVDQLFEAGAAEVRVLDNLVRGREANLAESIERSGFSLVRGDIRDRDLVHDLTRGCDLVFHQAAIRITQCAEEPRLALEVLVDGSFNVIEAAAATPGVDKVVAASSASVYGLAEEFPTTEVQHPYANDTFYGAAKTFNEGMLKSFRAMQGLDYVALRYFNVYGPRMDVHGLYTEVLVRWMERIDDGLPPLIFGDGRQTMDFVFTTDIARANVLAASSPVVEGVYNVARGEETSLLQLAETLLTVMGSDLPVEHGPERGVNGVVRRLADTCAAERDLGFVAQTGLEDGLRQLVEWWRPQRDEIAAGRTPQAVAS
- a CDS encoding Gfo/Idh/MocA family protein codes for the protein MSTTPHQPMGIAVIGAGYWGPNLVRNFAGSPDWDLKLVCDLDLDRARKVAGPHVGVTDSLERVLDDPEIQAVAIATPARTHHGLALQALRAGKHVVVEKPLADSVARGREMVELAEAQGLVLMTDHTFCYTPVVQKMRDLVQSGELGQIHFIDSVRINLGLVQPDIDVLWDLAPHDLAILDHVLPGGLPSTGIGATGADPIGAGRACVGHLTLPLPDDGLAHVHVNWLSPTKIRQMVIGGSRRTLLWDDLNPQQRLSVFDRGVDLARTSVGGDDPTASRVSYRLGDTWSPALPEREALGAMVTEFAAAIREGRPALTDGRAGLRVLEVLEQASHRLAEQAGKTYADGVMMPAGPPPVPQQAAAASVLEGAR
- a CDS encoding acyltransferase produces the protein MTLSSARPHSGARTIVAPTATVEDGARVGPGAQVWDQTVVRSGAQIGAETILGRGVYIGPGARLGERCKVQNQALVYEPAVLGNGVFIGPAVVLTNDTYPRAVTPDGRRKGAEDWEAVGVTIEEGAAIGARAVCVAPVRIGRWASVGAGSVVTRDVPDHALVVGTPARQVGWVGRSGVPLVSDNRDRWICPVSGEVYVEIDGRLEEAR
- a CDS encoding glycosyltransferase, translated to MALASVIIPAHNEAASIGRNLRALREGTRGDDLDVVVVCNGCTDRTAEVARTADPLARVIEIQQPSKAEAVRVGNAATDVFPRIHLDADIQLTGTDALQLLEPIARDQVLATAPRRAVPKAGCSPLVRWYYDVWEALPQVEAGLFGRGVVVLSEQGQARVTALPRMMSDDLGMSDSFSGAERRIVDGAVAVVHPPRTVRDLVRRRIRIVTGNAQAAQLGVRRPASRTGARSLLGLVVSRPGLALRLPVFVAIHVASQLGARKALRAGDFTTWQRDESSRT
- the pth gene encoding aminoacyl-tRNA hydrolase; this translates as MSDAAAAPQGDVWLVVGLGNPGPTYAGHRHNIGYLVTDELASRMGSGFRSHKSGRADVVEGRLAMGGPRVVLARPRSYMNELGGPVKALATFYKVAPDHVIAIHDELDIAFGTLRIKLGGGDNGHNGLKSMRSSLGTGDFHRVRAGIGRPPGRQDVADFVLSNYSTVERKELPFQVGDAADAVESLITDGLEKTQQRFNS
- a CDS encoding 50S ribosomal protein L25/general stress protein Ctc, with protein sequence MSAPEKIVAESRTEFGKGAARRIRRDNKIPAVVYGHGNEPVHVILPGHQTMMALKHGGANALLALDIDGSEQLALTKDIQVDPIRRVIEHLDFVAVIRGEKVTVDVPIHVVGEAGPDTLVVNENTVVSVEAEATHIPEFFEVSVEGLPAATQILAKELDLPSGTTLLADEELLIVNVTEQISAEALEAELEEAEAEAGIEHDPSDDEIAEAQEEAIAEDAAAEGDSDSE